The following proteins are encoded in a genomic region of Triticum dicoccoides isolate Atlit2015 ecotype Zavitan chromosome 1B, WEW_v2.0, whole genome shotgun sequence:
- the LOC119342026 gene encoding isoamylase 2, chloroplastic-like, which yields MASLLAPPASTRGILPPPRRPALTPRAARSCYRFRTDDDGVVDVAVAAGEGGGYTVGVEVPPLPGARRREGGLLLRPAGSAEAVPLDGACPAVELSFRAPPAPFSLSFLLTDGEGAEIRTHRRTPFRVPIGVGPGSPSPLGLSLSEGGAANFALYSRSAKGVVLCLYGGGGGGKPALEIELDPYVNRTGNVWHVSLESVEGYGSYGFRCGLFGMGYPLLDPYAKVIGDLVAANSVHVKGITAPSMSCLGSLANPPSYSWGRDKQPRLPLEKLVVYRANVALFTKDKSSGLLDNVAGTFSGVAAKIQHFRSLGVNAVLLEPVFQFDQVKGPYFPYHFFSPMASYSGDGCSASAITAMKDMVKAMHRNGIEVLLEVVFTHTAEGEADGQMISISGIDNSSYYIADEIAGCKSGILNCNSPVTQNLILDSLRHWVIDFHVDGFCFINAPFLVRGPRGEYLSRPPLLESIAFDPVLSKTKIIADPWSPLDISNVQFPFPHWKRWSEMNTRFSIDVRNFLKGEALIGALATRLCGSGDLFSNRGPAFSFNYVSRNSGLTLVDLVSFSNGDLASESSWNCGEEGPSEDSVVLQKRLRQIRNFIFILFVSLGIPVLNMGDECGHSSAGSASYKDRVPLNWKALKTSFVKEVTGFISFLAALRSRRGDIFQRREFLKLENISWHGNNLSEPRWEDPTSKFLCMHIIAENDVNTPELTKGNLYICFNANEEPASATLPAPAEGSVWLRLVDTSLALPGFFTTESNLKVHQVLGYSSYEVKAHSCVLFESKRDLPQFL from the coding sequence ATGgcctccctcctcgcgccgcccgcctccacgcGCGGCATCCTGCCGCCTCCCCGGCGGCCGGCCCTGACCCCCCGCGCCGCGCGCTCGTGCTACCGCTTCCGCACCGACGACGACGGCGTCGTGGACGTGGCCGTCGCCGCGGGGGAGGGCGGCGGGTACACGGTCGGCGTCGAGGTCCCGCCCCTGCCGGGCGCGCGCCGGCGGGAGGGCGGGCTGCTGCTCCGCCCCGCGGGCTCCGCCGAGGCCGTCCCGCTGGACGGCGCCTGCCCCGCGGTCGAGCTCTCGTTCCGCGCGCCCCCCGCGCCGTTCAGCCTCTCGTTCCTGCTCACGGACGGCGAGGGCGCCGAGATACGGACCCACCGCAGGACGCCCTTCCGCGTGCCGATCGGCGTCGGGCCGGGCAGCCCCTCGCCGCTCGGCCTGTCCCTCTCGGAGGGCGGGGCCGCCAACTTCGCCCTCTACAGCAGGAGCGCCAAGGGCGTCGTGCTCTGCctgtacggcggcggcggcggcggcaagcccGCTCTGGAGATCGAGCTCGACCCCTACGTCAACCGGACGGGCAACGTCTGGCATGTCTCGCTGGAGAGCGTGGAGGGGTACGGCAGCTACGGCTTCCGCTGCGGGCTCTTCGGCATGGGCTACCCACTGTTGGATCCGTATGCCAAGGTGATCGGTGACCTGGTTGCTGCCAATTCTGTTCATGTGAAGGGGATCACTGCGCCGTCTATGAGCTGCCTCGGATCGTTGGCGAATCCACCGAGCTACAGTTGGGGCAGGGACAAGCAGCCACGCTTGCCATTGGAGAAGCTGGTGGTGTACCGGGCAAATGTGGCGTTGTTCACCAAGGACAAGTCGAGCGGGCTGCTGGACAATGTTGCCGGTACTTTCTCCGGGGTGGCTGCAAAGATACAGCACTTCAGGAGTCTCGGTGTCAATGCGGTTTTGCTGGAACCAGTGTTCCAATTCGATCAGGTGAAGGGCCCTTACTTCCCGTACCATTTCTTTTCACCAATGGCCTCGTATAGCGGTGACGGTTGCAGTGCTTCAGCAATCACGGCTATGAAGGATATGGTCAAGGCAATGCACAGAAATGGAATAGAGGTCCTCTTGGAGGTTGTTTTTACACATACTGCTGAAGGAGAAGCAGATGGTCAGATGATATCGATCAGTGGCATTGACAATTCCTCGTATTACATTGCTGATGAGATTGCTGGATGCAAATCGGGTATACTGAATTGCAATTCCCCAGTGACTCAGAATCTGATTTTGGACAGCCTCCGCCATTGGGTGATTGATTTCCATGTTGATGGGTTTTGCTTCATCAATGCCCCTTTCCTGGTCAGGGGTCCACGTGGTGAATATCTTTCTCGACCGCCCCTTCTTGAATCTATAGCTTTCGACCCAGTTCTTTCCAAGACAAAGATCATTGCAGATCCTTGGTCTCCACTCGACATATCTAACGTGCAATTTCCATTCCCTCACTGGAAAAGATGGTCTGAGATGAACACAAGGTTCTCCATTGATGTGCGCAATTTTTTGAAGGGAGAAGCTCTTATTGGTGCTCTTGCTACGCGTCTGTGTGGTAGCGGGGACCTATTTTCCAACAGAGGCCCGGCATTTTCTTTCAATTATGTATCCAGGAATTCAGGGCTTACTCTTGTTGATTTGGTGAGTTTCAGCAATGGGGATCTTGCTTCTGAGTCAAGCTGGAATTGTGGTGAAGAAGGACCGTCCGAGGACAGTGTAGTTCTTCAGAAGAGGCTAAGGCAGATAAGGAATTTCATATTTATTCTGTTTGTTTCACTTGGTATTCCTGTCCTGAACATGGGGGATGAATGCGGGCACTCCTCTGCTGGTTCGGCATCATACAAGGACAGAGTTCCTCTAAACTGGAAGGCCTTGAAGACCAGTTTTGTTAAGGAAGTTACTGGATTCATTTCATTTCTAGCTGCACTCAGGAGTCGGCGAGGTGACATTTTTCAGAGAAGAGAATTCCTCAAACTGGAAAACATAAGTTGGCATGGGAACAATCTATCTGAACCACGATGGGAAGATCCTACTAGCAAGTTCCTTTGCATGCACATAATCGCAGAAAATGATGTTAATACACCAGAGTTAACCAAAGGTAACTTGTACATATGTTTCAATGCAAATGAGGAACCAGCAAGTGCTACATTACCTGCTCCTGCAGAAGGATCTGTGTGGCTACGTTTGGTTGATACATCACTTGCGCTTCCAGGTTTCTTTACAACTGAGTCTAATCTGAAAGTACACCAAGTGCTAGGATATTCATCTTATGAAGTAAAAGCGCACAGTTGTGTtttatttgaatcaaagagggatcTCCCCCAGTTTCTCTGA